Proteins from one Cryptomeria japonica chromosome 4, Sugi_1.0, whole genome shotgun sequence genomic window:
- the LOC131040580 gene encoding geraniol 8-hydroxylase, with protein MDSISVPSSTYSLVAGVLLLILLTFLKKRNKRSLALPLPPGPPGWPFIGNLPQLGDKPNRSLSLLAQKYGPLMTIKLGMQTAFVVSSPSMAREVLKNNDHRFSSRTINTAARTLYYQGTSLIMSPNGPHWRLLRRICNTEIFSAKRLDALQHLRTEEVCKTIDCILEDCKQGNSVKIGERAFMMSLSLVGQMVCGKELLEPGSAQAAEFKGMVWEALKLAGILTLSDLFPFLRRFDLQGPSIKTKILSQRFDNMYNRLIEERLAQRANMQCSGNDVKDFLDVMLDLREDGTQLSLENIKAMLMDMFTAGTDTISGTIEWTMAELLRNPIVMRKVQAELDDVVGVERRMEEADIGNLPYLRAVVKEVLRLHPAAPLIFRKADMSCEINGFLVPENTQVIVNVWSLGRDPTAWKDPLNFNPDRFLEYNIDYKGQDFEFIPFGAGRRICIGLPLAQRMVHLVVGSLVQAFNWSIPMDNQAGIDMSETFGMTLLKTVPLRAIPTLRNVMKF; from the exons ATGGATTCAATCAGTGTTCCTTCATCAACGTACTCCCTAGTTGCAGGAGTTCTCCTACTAATACTCCTCACTTTTCTGAAGAAGAGGAATAAGAGGAGTTTGGCATTACCATTACCACCAGGTCCTCCTGGATGGcctttcatagggaacctccctcAGCTTGGGGACAAACCCAACAGATCTCTTTCCCTCCTTGCTCAGAAATATGGGCCTCTCATGACCATCAAATTGGGCATGCAGACAGCATTTGTTGTGTCATCTCCATCCATGGCAAGAGAAGTACTGAAGAACAATGACCACAGGTTCTCAAGCAGGACAATCAATACAGCTGCAAGGACATTATACTACCAAGGCACAAGTCTAATAATGAGTCCTAATGGCCCTCATTGGCGCTTGCTTAGAAGGATCTGCAACACAGAGATTTTTAGTGCCAAAAGGCTCGATGCTCTGCAGCATTTGAGAACAGAGGAGGTATGCAAGACTATTGATTGCATATTGGAGGATTGTAAACAGGGGAATAGTGTGAAGATCGGTGAAAGGGCCTTTATGATGTCTCTTAGCCTTGTGGGTCAGATGGTTTGCGGCAAAGAACTGCTTGAGCCAGGCTCTGCACAAGCTGCAGAGTTTAAGGGCATGGTGTGGGAAGCCCTCAAGTTGGCAGGGATTCTAACCTTATCTGATTTGTTTCCTTTTCTGAGGAGGTTCGATCTTCAGGGGCCGAGCATTAAAACTAAGATTTTGTCCCAGCGTTTTGATAACATGTATAACAGACTTATTGAGGAGCGACTAGCACAGAGGGCTAATATGCAGTGCAGCGGTAATGATGTGAAGGATTTTCTGGATGTAATGTTGGATTTGAGAGAAGATGGTACACAACTTAGTCTAGAGAACATCAAAGCAATGCTTATG GACATGTTTACTGCAGGTACCGACACAATTTCAGGAACAATTGAATGGACAATGGCAGAGCTTCTGAGAAACCCAATAGTCATGAGGAAAGTCCAAGCAGAGCTGGATGATGTTGTGGGCGTAGAGAGAAGAATGGAGGAGGCAGACATAGGAAACCTTCCATATCTCCGAGCAGTAGTGAAGGAAGTGTTAAGATTACACCCTGCAGCCCCACTCATCTTTAGAAAGGCAGATATGTCTTGTGAGATTAATGGATTTCTTGTTCCCGAGAATACCCAGGTGATTGTGAATGTATGGAGCCTTGGGAGAGACCCTACTGCGTGGAAAGATCCTTTGAATTTTAATCCAGATAGGTTTCTGGAATATAACATTGATTACAAAGGTCAGGATTTTGAATTTATACCATTTGGGGCAGGAAGAAGGATATGCATTGGGCTTCCACTGGCACAGAGAATGGTTCATTTGGTGGTGGGATCGTTGGTGCAAGCCTTCAATTGGTCCATCCCTATGGACAATCAGGCAGGTATTGATATGTCTGAGACATTTGGTATGACATTACTAAAAACTGTGCCACTGAGAGCTATACCTACACTAAGAAATGTCATGAAGTTTTAG